A region of the Pseudarthrobacter oxydans genome:
ACATAATCAATACGGCCCGGATGCTTGTCCTGCGCGAAGCGCACGAGCGGGGCAGTTCCATGGTGGACGTCGATTCGCTTCTCAACTGGACGTAATTCGCCCGGAGAGTGGGGCGGGGACCTGGAAACAGCCTTCGTGAGGATCTGCATCGGTACAAGCTACCGCTGTTGCATGCAACATGCAACCAAATGGACCCGTCCGGGGGAAGGGATGCCCTGCCACGCAGGACATCCCTTCCCTTTCAGATGGACGGTGATCAGCCGAGGCCCAACTGGACGAACACGAACCACACGAGGAGCGGCACCACGCCGATCATCGCGATGGCCCAGAGCAGCAGCGCCCGGAAGAACATCCGCTCGTCCTTGGGCTGTGCGCTCGCCATCAGCAGGGCGCCGCTGGTGGACATCGGGCTCACGTCGACCACCGAGGAGCTGATGGCGATGGCCGTCACTACCCCGATGGGCGTCAGCAACGGATCCATGGCGATGGGTGCGACCACCGGGCTGATGACGCCCAGGGTGCCGGTGGTTGAGGCGAAGGCCGAGACGATGGCCACCACATAGCTGGTGATCAGGGCGGCCAGGGAGCTGTTGCCCAGGCCGGCGATGCCTTCCTGCAGTTCCTTCAGCGCACCCATCTTTTCGAGCATGCCCACGTACGTGACAATGCCGGTCACCAGGATGATCGCAGACCACGGCATGCTCTCCACTGCCGGCTTCTGCACGTTCGAGTCCAGGACGATCAGCACTGCGGCTATGACCAGCGAAGCGACGCCGACGTCAATGCCCAGGACAGTGGTGAGCACCAGCAGCGAGGCGATGCCCACCAGGGTGAGGATGCGCATGGGTGTTGCGGCCACCTTCTCGGGGCGGGTCTTGGTTCCGGCGGCCACAGAAGTGCGCGCCGGGGCGGTGAGCACAGCCGTTCCGGACCCGGAGGGAGCTGAAGCGCTGCTGACGGCGGGAGCGGCAGCGCCGCCGTCGTGCTTTGCACCGCCGGTCTCACCGGCCTGGAGGCGCGCCTCCGCCTTGGCCATGCGGCGCTTCATGATGGCCTGGACCAGGACGTAGGCGATGGCGGCCAGGATGGCATTGAAGACGAAGCAGTAGGCGTAGAGCTTGAAGGAACCGTCTGAGGCTCCGGCGCCGTCCAGCATCTTGTTGGCCAGAACGCCGAAGGGGTTGACCGGGGAGAAGGCGCCGGCATTGGCGCCCTGGACGATGACC
Encoded here:
- a CDS encoding SLC13 family permease, with product MSLSIIAFLVLVAAFAIGSFTKINAGLLATVAAFGVGTLLAGMSIKDVIGQFPAGLFFILVGATLLFAIVRINGTIDLLAYWAERLAGDRKILVPILMFLLTAALASAGAFTPAAIAIVAPVGLALGMRFGISTLAMGLVIVQGANAGAFSPVNPFGVLANKMLDGAGASDGSFKLYAYCFVFNAILAAIAYVLVQAIMKRRMAKAEARLQAGETGGAKHDGGAAAPAVSSASAPSGSGTAVLTAPARTSVAAGTKTRPEKVAATPMRILTLVGIASLLVLTTVLGIDVGVASLVIAAVLIVLDSNVQKPAVESMPWSAIILVTGIVTYVGMLEKMGALKELQEGIAGLGNSSLAALITSYVVAIVSAFASTTGTLGVISPVVAPIAMDPLLTPIGVVTAIAISSSVVDVSPMSTSGALLMASAQPKDERMFFRALLLWAIAMIGVVPLLVWFVFVQLGLG